The following proteins are co-located in the Papaver somniferum cultivar HN1 unplaced genomic scaffold, ASM357369v1 unplaced-scaffold_128, whole genome shotgun sequence genome:
- the LOC113332006 gene encoding NADPH-dependent pterin aldehyde reductase-like: MLPPVPKTVVSAMNKAAAAASSSKTILITGVSKGLGKALALEMAKRGHTIIGCSRSQDKLDLLQTELTSSATQTSSPIREIKHLLMKADVRSDGSIAELARLVMESKCLPDIIVNNAGTINKNNRIWEVPAEEFDAVIDTNIKGIANILRHFMPHMVEIKKGIIVNMSSGWGRSGAAQVAPYCASKWAIEGMTRSVAKEVPEGMAIVAVSPGVVNTDMLASCFGTSASVYQAPEVWAPKAAAMILNLTPADNGASLTV; the protein is encoded by the exons ATGTTACCGCCAGTACCAAAAACAGTAGTATCAGCGATGaacaaagcagcagcagcagcatcttcATCAAAAACTATACTAATAACAGGTGTAAGTAAGGGTCTTGGTAAAGCCTTGGCTTTGGAAATGGCAAAAAGAGGTCATACTATTATTGGTTGTTCACGTTCTCAGGATAAACTTGATTTACTTCAAACAGAACTTACTTCTTCTGCAACACAAACTTCATCTCCAATTCGAGAAATTAAACATCTTTTGATGAAAGCTGATGTTAGATCAGATGGTAGTATTGCTGAATTAGCTAGACTGGTGATGGAATCCAAATGTTTACCTGATATTATAG TAAACAATGCAGGCACAATTAATAAAAACAACAGGATCTGGGAAGTGCCAGCTGAAGAGTTTGATGCTGTGATAGACACCAATATAAAAGGGATAGCTAATATTTTGCGACACTTCATGCCACATATGGTTGAGATCAAGAAAGGGATTATTGTTAACATGTCATCTGGTTGGGGAAGGTCTGGAGCTGCACAG GTCGCACCCTACTGTGCTTCGAAATGGGCAATTGAGGGAATGACCAGATCTGTTGCAAAGGAGGTACCAGAGGGAATGGCAATTGTGGCGGTTAGTCCAGGTGTAGTCAATACCGACATGCTTGCGTCGTGCTTTGGTACTTCAGCATCAGTATATCAGGCACCTGAAGTTTG GGCCCCAAAAGCTGCGGCAATGATCCTTAATCTTACTCCAGCAGATAATGGCGCTTCACTCACTGTTTGA